The nucleotide sequence TTGTTCAGGTGTTCTTTCCGTAATGTGTTGCCAAATTTCTTCGGTTAAGAAAGGCATAAACGGATGCAACAATTTTAGATTTGCTTCTAACATTTCAATTGCTTTGTGGAATGTTTGGCGATCAATTGGTTGTTGGTATCCAGGTTTTATCATTTCTAAAAACCATGAACAAAAATCGTCCCAAACCAATTTGTAAATAGCCATTAAAGCATCTGAAATTCTGTATTTTTCAAAATTATCTTCAATCTCTAATAAAGTTTTTTGCAATTTTGCTTCATACCAATCAATAGCTATTTTAGACGATTGTGGTTGTTCTAAATCGGCCACTTCCCAACCTTTTATCAGTCGGAACGCATTCCAAATTTTATTTGCAAACCCTTTTCCTTGATTACACAATTCTTCATCAAACAAAATATCGTTTCCTGCAGAAGAACTTAGCAATAATCCCACACGAACACCATCGGCACCAAATTTTTCAATTAATCCAAGAGGATCAGGAGAGTTTCCTAGCGATTTAGACATTTTTCTGCCTTGTTTGTCGCGAACCAATCCTGTTAAATACACATTCGAAAATGGTTTTTCACCGGTATATTCGTATCCTGCAATAATCATACGTGCCACCCAAAAGAATAAAATATCGGGGCCAGTTACCAAATCGTTGGTAGGGTAATAGTACTTAAATTCTTCGTTTTCTGGATCCATCATACCACCAAAAACCGAAATAGGCCATAACCACGACGAAAACCATGTATCCAACGCGTCCGGATCTTGCTTTAAATGTTGAGTTGTTAACTGCGGATTATTGGTCTTTTCTTTGGCTAATATCAAAGCATCTTCTATATTTTCGGCAACAACAAAATCCTCTTTTCCGTCGCCATAATAATAAGCAGGAATTTGCTGTCCCCACCATAACTGGCGCGAAATATTCCAGTCGCGGATATTGTTTAACCAATGCGCATAAGTATTGTTGAAGCGAGAAGGATATAATTTTACTTCTTCTGACTCTAAAACAGCTTTAATAGCGGGCTTCACCAACTCGTCCATTTTCAAAAACCATTGATCGGACAGTCGGGGTTCTATTACGGCTTTGGTTCGCTCGGATGTGCCTACATTATTAATATGTGTTTCTACTTTTTCCAATGCGCCAATGGTTGCTAATTCTTTCTCAATTTCCTTACGAACTTCAAAGCGGTCTTTTCCTTCGTAATGTAATCCAAATGAGTTTAAAGTAGCGTCTTCATTAAATATATCAATAATTTCCAATCCATGTTTATCACCCAATGCTTTATCGTTCACATCGTGTGCAGGGGTTACTTTTAAACAACCTGTTCCAAATTCCCTATCCACATACTCATCGAAAATGATGGGAATTACACGATCGCAAATAGGCACAATTGCTTTTTTTCCTTTTAGGTGAAAATAACGTTCGTCTTCCGGATGGATGCAAATCGCTGTATCTCCTAAAATGGTTTCAGGCCTTGTGGTGGCAATGATTACAAATTCATTAGAACCTTCGATTTGATATTTTAAATGATACAATTTACCTTGGCGTTCTTCATAAATCACTTCTTCGTCAGACAAGGTTGTTTTTGCTTCAGGATCCCAATTCACCATGCGATATCCGCGGTAAATCATTCCTTTATTATATAAATCAACAAATGACCGAATGACAGAAGCTGACATATCTTCATCCATTGTAAATTTAGTTCTATCCCAATCACATGAACACCCTAATTGTTTGAGTTGTTCTAAAATAGTACCACCGTATTTTTCGGTCCAATCAAATGCGTGTTTTAAAAACTCTTCACGAGTTAAATCTGACTTATTGATGCCTTCTGCTTTTAGCTTAGCTACAACTTTTGCTTCAGTTGCGATAGAAGCATGATCGGTTCCGGGTACCCAACAAGCGTTGAATCCCTTCAAACGAGCGCGGCGAATTAATACATCTTGAATGGTATTGTTCAGCATGTGCCCCATGTGCAAAACCCCGGTTACGTTTGGTGGAGGAATTACTATGGTATAAGGAATTCTATGATCAGGAGTTGATTTAAAATATTGGTTCTGCATCCAGTATGCATACCATTTTTTTTCAACTTGTTGTGCATCAAATTGTGCTGGAATCATCATATAATATTATTTAAATCGTGTTTTATACAACAAAAATACAATAATCTTTAAATAAAATATTACTTAAAGTTTTTTTTGTTAAGTTTGGCACACGTTTTGAAACACATGTTAATGAAATGCAAAAAATAATTATAAATATTTGGATTTCACTTGAAACTAATTAAATTTACATAATTAAAATTATTTAAAACAATGAAAAAATTTTTAGGAATAGTAGCGATGACATTGGTTGGAGCTGCTTCATACGCACAAACTGGTCCAAAAATTGAGTTTAAGGCTGAGAACAATACCATTGATTATGGTACAGTTGTTAAAGGTGTTGACACAGGTGTAAGAACTTTTGAGTTTACAAATACTGGCGATGAGCCTTTGGTTATTACCAACGTACGTTCATCATGTGGTTGTACTGTGCCTTCTAAGCCAGAAGCGCCGATTATGCCTGGAAAATCAGATAAAATTGAAGTGAAATACAACATGAATCCAGGTACAATTTCTAAAACAATTACTGTTGAATCAAACGCTAAAAACGTGGAAGGTGGAACAGTAGCTTTATTTATTAAAGGTAAAGTTGTTGAAAGCTAAAAAACGAATTACTCATAAAAAAGCTGCTTTGTTAACCAAAGCAGCTTTTTTTTTATGTTCTTAATCTACATCTTCTTCAAAATCATCATCAGAAAACCAATAACTGTCTAGCATGGTTTTATCTACAAAAATTTCTAAACGTTCGGTTTCTTGTTGGGTTACATACATTCTTTGGGTTTTACCAATACTTTCTGACAAACGATATAAACGGCTATCGTGTCGCAAACGCAACAGTTCATCGGTATTATTAATAACCAACATTTTTAGCTGATTTACATCGAAACCTGCATTTCCAAACATAAAACTCAGGCGTTCGGGTGTACCAATTAGCACATCAATTCCTAGAGATATTTGATTTTTATCTTCGTCTAAATCGGTTTTATCATGGGTCATGAAAATACGCAAATTGGTATATTTTGCCAATTCTTTAAACAAAGCTTCCATTTCTAACGCCTGCGGTTTATCTTCCACAATTACCAACGCACGCGGCGATAACATAAAGGCTTTTTCTAATCGTTGAATCACCGAAATGGCAATAGCTTCAGCTCTTTCTTCTTGATTTTCTATTACCAAAACCACATCATTACCTGATTTTATGGTTCCGAAAGCTTCTTTAATAACGGCAGGTGCTTCGGTTAAACCTTTTTCGGCTAAAGCTTGCTTTAAATTTGGATTGATTTTTTTTAAATTCATCTTGTTTATTTTGATGCAAACAATTCAACATCTGATTTTGAAATTTCTTTTCCGCCTAAAATAATCAAGCGTTCAACCACATTTCGCAACTCCCGAATATTTCCTGTCCAATCATATTTTTTAAGAAGTTCTATTGCTTCAGTTGAAAAAACTTTTTGTGCACTGCCGTTTTCCTCTGCAATTTTTTTGGTAAAATGTTCAATTAATAACGGAATATCGTCTCTGCGATCATTTAATGCCGGAACTTTTATCAAAATAACAGCCAAACGGTGGTATAAATCTTCCCGAAATCGTCCTTCCTCGATTTCTTTTCGTAGGTCTTTGTTGGTTGCTGCAATTACACGCACATCTACTTTAATATCCTTATCTGCTCCTACTCTGGTAACTACATTTTCTTGTAATGCACGTAGCACTTTGGCTTGTGCCGCCAAGCTCATATCGCCAATTTCATCTAAGAAAATGGTTCCTTTATCGGCTGCTTCAAATTTACCGGCACGGTCTTTAACCGCCGATGTAA is from Paenimyroides aestuarii and encodes:
- a CDS encoding DUF1573 domain-containing protein, which encodes MKKFLGIVAMTLVGAASYAQTGPKIEFKAENNTIDYGTVVKGVDTGVRTFEFTNTGDEPLVITNVRSSCGCTVPSKPEAPIMPGKSDKIEVKYNMNPGTISKTITVESNAKNVEGGTVALFIKGKVVES
- a CDS encoding valine--tRNA ligase, coding for MMIPAQFDAQQVEKKWYAYWMQNQYFKSTPDHRIPYTIVIPPPNVTGVLHMGHMLNNTIQDVLIRRARLKGFNACWVPGTDHASIATEAKVVAKLKAEGINKSDLTREEFLKHAFDWTEKYGGTILEQLKQLGCSCDWDRTKFTMDEDMSASVIRSFVDLYNKGMIYRGYRMVNWDPEAKTTLSDEEVIYEERQGKLYHLKYQIEGSNEFVIIATTRPETILGDTAICIHPEDERYFHLKGKKAIVPICDRVIPIIFDEYVDREFGTGCLKVTPAHDVNDKALGDKHGLEIIDIFNEDATLNSFGLHYEGKDRFEVRKEIEKELATIGALEKVETHINNVGTSERTKAVIEPRLSDQWFLKMDELVKPAIKAVLESEEVKLYPSRFNNTYAHWLNNIRDWNISRQLWWGQQIPAYYYGDGKEDFVVAENIEDALILAKEKTNNPQLTTQHLKQDPDALDTWFSSWLWPISVFGGMMDPENEEFKYYYPTNDLVTGPDILFFWVARMIIAGYEYTGEKPFSNVYLTGLVRDKQGRKMSKSLGNSPDPLGLIEKFGADGVRVGLLLSSSAGNDILFDEELCNQGKGFANKIWNAFRLIKGWEVADLEQPQSSKIAIDWYEAKLQKTLLEIEDNFEKYRISDALMAIYKLVWDDFCSWFLEMIKPGYQQPIDRQTFHKAIEMLEANLKLLHPFMPFLTEEIWQHITERTPEQALIVSEWPTIKTFNEELINDFDFAADVISGIRTIRKNKNISFKEAIELKVINKENTSKAFDEVIKKLGNVSALEYVNESVSGALSYRVHSNEYFIPVSGTVNIDEEVKKIEEELTYLQGFLRSVQAKLSNEKFVSGAPEQVIANERKKEADALAKIATLEQSLATLQ
- a CDS encoding DEAD/DEAH box helicase, with product MNLKKINPNLKQALAEKGLTEAPAVIKEAFGTIKSGNDVVLVIENQEERAEAIAISVIQRLEKAFMLSPRALVIVEDKPQALEMEALFKELAKYTNLRIFMTHDKTDLDEDKNQISLGIDVLIGTPERLSFMFGNAGFDVNQLKMLVINNTDELLRLRHDSRLYRLSESIGKTQRMYVTQQETERLEIFVDKTMLDSYWFSDDDFEEDVD